A single region of the Anomaloglossus baeobatrachus isolate aAnoBae1 chromosome 2, aAnoBae1.hap1, whole genome shotgun sequence genome encodes:
- the LOC142290781 gene encoding olfactory receptor 52P1-like, protein MSTQNETFYQPDHFILIGIPGLEVAEFWISIPMCLMYILTILGNSAMLLLILPQETFHKPMYLFLSMLSIIDLVASATTTPKILSIFWFDDKEIDFNACLVQLFLIHALTMMESTVLLAMAFDRYVAICYPLRYTSILPNSMIAKIGVVAIIRGSIFMAPAPFLIRRLSYCRNNVISHTYCEHMAVVKIACTSTTINQVYGLTVALLVIAVDTTCITVSYSAIVRAVIRLSSMEARHKALGTCAPHICVILISYVPALFSFFAHRFGHNIPLHIHIIFANLYILIPPMCNPIIYGARTKEIRKRIIVIFHKS, encoded by the exons ATGTCAACGCAAAATGAAACTTTCTACCAACCCGATCACTTCATTCTGATTGGCATTCCCGGCCTCGAGGTGGCCGAGTTCTGGATCTCCATCCCCATGTGTCTCATGTACATCCTGACCATTCTCGGGAACAGTGCCATGCTTCTCCTCATTTTGCCCCAGGAGACCTTTCATAAACCAATGTATCTGTTTCTCTCTATGTTGTCTATTATTGACCTGGTGGCATCAGCAACCACGACTCCCAAAATCCTGAGCATCTTCTGGTTTGATGACAAGGAGATTGACTTCAATGCATGCCTGGTTCAGCTCTTCCTCATCCATGCGCTTACCATGATGGAGTCGACGGTCCTCCTGGCTATGGCATTTGACCGCTATGTTGCTATTTGCTATCCCCTCAGATACACTTCTATCCTTCCCAACTCCATGATTGCCAAGATTGGGGTTGTAGCAATAATTAGAGGCTCCATCTTCATGGCTCCAGCTCCATTCCTGATCAGAAGGTTGTCCTACTGCAGAAACAATGTGATCTCGCACACCTATTGTGAACACATGGCTGTGGTGAAGATTGCTTGCACTAGTACAACCATAAATCAAgtgtatggtctgactgtggctctgCTGGTGATAGCGGTAGATACTACATGTATAACTGTGTCCTATTCAGCCATAGTTAGGGCGGTCATTCGATTGTCCTCCATGGAAGCTCGTCACAAGGCTTTAGGCACATGTGCCCCCCACATCTGTGTTATCCTCATCTCTTATGTCCCGGCTCTCTTCTCCTTCTTCGCACATCGGTTCGGACATAATATTCCTCTCCACATTCACATTATTTTTGCCAATCTTTACATTCTTA TACCACCCATGTGTAACCCAATAATTTATGGGGCAAGAACCAAAGAAATTCGCAAAAGGATAATTGTAATTTTCCACAAGTCTTGA